In one window of Aquamicrobium sp. DNA:
- the ssb gene encoding single-stranded DNA-binding protein: protein MSLNRCEFIGNLGADPEVRRLSSGDPVVNLRLAVSETWRDKTSGERKEKTEWVSVVIFNEGLAKVAEQYLRKGSKVFVAGQLQTRRWQDQQGQDRYSTEVVLQKFRGELQMLDTRNSDDGDREQRPARQERSTSYDRDDSRTHGSYGNQRELDDEIPF from the coding sequence ATGAGCCTGAACCGTTGTGAGTTCATCGGGAACCTTGGTGCCGACCCGGAAGTCAGGAGGCTTTCCAGTGGTGATCCTGTCGTCAATCTTCGCCTCGCCGTTTCTGAGACATGGCGGGACAAGACTTCGGGCGAACGGAAGGAAAAGACCGAATGGGTATCCGTCGTGATCTTCAACGAGGGTCTGGCGAAGGTCGCTGAACAGTACCTTCGTAAGGGGTCCAAGGTGTTCGTTGCCGGGCAGCTTCAAACACGTCGTTGGCAGGACCAGCAGGGCCAGGACCGCTACTCGACCGAAGTCGTCCTCCAGAAGTTCCGTGGCGAATTGCAGATGCTCGACACCCGCAACAGCGATGACGGCGACCGCGAACAGCGCCCCGCACGTCAGGAACGCTCGACCAGTTACGACCGCGACGATAGCCGCACACACGGCAGCTACGGCAACCAGCGCGAGCTTGACGACGAGATTCCGTTCTAA
- a CDS encoding lambda exonuclease family protein: MMQVFTDLEQGSPEWFAARAGIPTASKFATVMAKGEGKTRSEYMRKLAGEILTGEPSEQFGNVHTDRGNAMEDEARETYAFINDAEIQRVGFIRNGNRGASPDSLVGSNGGLEIKTALPHIQIDRLERNRLPPEHKAQVQGNLWISEREWWDFCSYWPKLPVLTVRVYRDEEYIKTLSDEIDRFNDELAALVERIRNYGIEERAAA, encoded by the coding sequence ATGATGCAGGTTTTCACCGATCTTGAGCAGGGCAGCCCCGAATGGTTTGCGGCCCGCGCGGGAATCCCGACCGCCAGCAAGTTCGCTACAGTCATGGCGAAGGGCGAGGGCAAGACCCGCTCCGAATACATGCGCAAGCTGGCGGGCGAAATCCTGACTGGAGAGCCTTCGGAGCAATTTGGCAACGTCCACACAGATCGCGGCAACGCGATGGAGGATGAAGCCCGCGAAACCTACGCCTTCATCAACGATGCCGAAATTCAGCGCGTCGGCTTCATACGCAACGGCAATCGCGGGGCTTCGCCTGACAGTCTGGTTGGCTCGAATGGCGGGCTGGAGATCAAGACCGCCCTTCCTCATATCCAGATCGACCGGCTGGAGCGCAACCGCCTGCCGCCTGAACACAAGGCGCAGGTGCAGGGCAATCTCTGGATTTCCGAGCGTGAATGGTGGGATTTTTGCTCATACTGGCCCAAGCTCCCCGTCTTGACGGTTCGCGTCTATCGCGACGAGGAATACATCAAAACGCTTTCCGACGAGATCGACCGCTTCAACGACGAGTTGGCGGCGCTGGTCGAGCGCATCCGAAACTATGGCATCGAAGAAAGGGCGGCGGCATGA
- a CDS encoding ERF family protein yields the protein MSSTALDIQEPQSRGVVAPASESAAIFQIIERAARDPNVDLDKMERLMAMRERELSRQAEQAFNEAMKAAQAEMRAISADATNTQTRSKYATYAKLDAALRPIYTKHGFSVSFDEDGSPKPDHIRCLAYVAHTGGHTRTYHKDMPADGKGAKGGDVMTKTHATGAASSYGQRYLMKNIWNVAVGEDDTDGNPPPDMTTISIEQRDQLLSLISDTGTPVDKFCEWAKIEAVADLPARHFDKAVQVLNARRRKP from the coding sequence ATGTCCAGCACCGCGCTTGATATCCAGGAACCGCAGAGCCGGGGAGTCGTCGCGCCTGCATCGGAAAGTGCGGCCATCTTCCAAATCATCGAACGAGCCGCCCGCGATCCGAACGTAGACCTCGACAAGATGGAGCGCCTGATGGCGATGCGGGAGCGCGAGCTTAGCCGGCAGGCGGAGCAAGCGTTCAACGAGGCCATGAAGGCAGCGCAGGCTGAAATGCGCGCAATCTCGGCTGACGCCACCAATACGCAGACGCGCAGCAAGTATGCGACCTACGCCAAGCTCGATGCTGCGCTGCGCCCGATCTACACCAAGCACGGCTTTTCCGTCAGCTTCGATGAGGACGGTTCCCCGAAGCCTGACCATATCCGCTGTCTCGCCTATGTCGCGCACACAGGCGGACATACTCGCACCTATCACAAAGACATGCCGGCGGACGGCAAAGGGGCAAAGGGGGGCGACGTGATGACGAAGACGCACGCTACCGGCGCAGCGTCATCCTACGGGCAGCGTTATCTCATGAAGAATATCTGGAACGTGGCAGTTGGCGAGGACGATACAGACGGGAACCCTCCCCCCGACATGACGACCATCTCCATTGAGCAGCGAGACCAACTACTTTCGCTCATTAGCGATACGGGCACGCCGGTCGATAAGTTTTGCGAGTGGGCAAAAATTGAAGCGGTCGCAGACTTGCCGGCCAGACATTTCGATAAAGCGGTGCAGGTGCTGAACGCGCGTCGGAGGAAGCCATGA